One window of Vitis riparia cultivar Riparia Gloire de Montpellier isolate 1030 chromosome 5, EGFV_Vit.rip_1.0, whole genome shotgun sequence genomic DNA carries:
- the LOC117915082 gene encoding protein TRIGALACTOSYLDIACYLGLYCEROL 1, chloroplastic-like, whose protein sequence is MQTASLLHPVFCFSNRANKVDGWMKRKTSNLSPFLGRVSFTGKSQTCKFHIPVQRTRLFSIPSADDGHPSVSVSEENSDTNHAFNHEEESLLSKWSPPRYLWRGLSVFIMAGQVIIRILTGKVHWVNTLQQLERVGPRSVGVCILTAAFVGMAFTIQFVREFTRLGLNRSVGGVLALAFSRELSPVVTSIVVAGRIGSAFAAELGTMQVSEQTDTLRVLGTNPVDYLVTPRVIASCIALPFLTLLCFTVGMASSALLADSVYGISINIILDSAQRALNSWDIISAMIKSMAFGGIISTVSCAWGVTTMGGAKGVGESTTSAVVISLVGIFIADFALSYCFFQGAGDALKNCV, encoded by the exons ATGCAGACAGCTTCTCTTCTTCACCCAGTTTTTTGCTTCTCTAacag GGCAAACAAAGTTGATGGGTGGATGAAGAGGAAAACATCTAATTTGAGTCCATTCTTAGGAAGAGTCAGCTTCACTGGAAAATCTCAGACTTGTAAGTTTCACATCCCTGTCCAAAGAACCAGGTTGTTTTCAATTCCTAGTGCAGATGATGGCCATCCATCTGTCTCAGTGTCTGAAGAAAACTCAGACACAAACCATGCATTCAATCATGAAGAAGAGTCCTTGTTGAGCAAATGGTCGCCTCCCAGGTACCTATGGAGGGGATTATCTGTGTTTATCATGGCAGGGCAGGTAATTATTAGGATCCTGACGGGCAAAGTCCACTGGGTGAATACTCTACAACAGCTGGAGAGAGTTGGGCCGAGATCAGTGGGTGTCTGTATCTTAACTGCAGCCTTTGTTGGTATGGCCTTCACCATACAATTCGTTAGAGAATTCACCAGATTAGGATTAAACCGATCTGTTGGTGGGGTATTAGCTTTAGCCTTCTCAAGGGAGCTGAGTCCAGTTGTGACATCAATAGTGGTTGCAGGGCGTATTGGAAGTGCATTTGCAGCAGAGTTGGGAACGATGCAGGTTTCTGAGCAAACCGACACACTAAGAGTTCTAGGCACAAACCCTGTGGACTATCTTGTCACACCTAGGGTGATTGCTTCTTGTATTGCTCTACCATTTTTGACACTCTTGTGTTTCACAGTAGGGATGGCATCAAGTGCACTTCTAGCTGACAGTGTTTATGGGATTAGCATCAACATCATACTGGATTCTGCTCAGAGAGCTCTTAATTCATGGGACATAATAAGCGCAATGATCAAGTCAATGGCTTTTGGCGGGATCATATCTACTGTAAGCTGTGCATGGGGAGTAACTACCATGGGAGGTGCCAAAGGAGTTGGGGAATCAACTACTTCAGCTGTGGTTATCTCTCTTGTTGGTATCTTTATTGCTGATTTTGCACTCTCTTATTGCTTCTTTCAAGGGGCCGGAGATGCACTGAAGAATTGTGTATAA